One segment of Nerophis lumbriciformis linkage group LG35, RoL_Nlum_v2.1, whole genome shotgun sequence DNA contains the following:
- the LOC133575257 gene encoding uncharacterized protein has translation MIFMLTLIFLFSSKLHLQQRLQELKCRECMAHHNNKELLQQFDKAQDTLSDMITATAAMKTVRKEYEHHLEASAPCWQQQMKEETRGHHTTAQQKHLLAESAHRPVLPPFLQHVIAPVTHPQCGPRLNATRWASNQDDGPWSSVGMPSGSDGHLCMEDSTAHLAETCSHSSQELDVPPVRSASEHAQHVGSSTGSTEHVSSTGSTEHVSSSSTGSTEHVGSSSTGSTEHVGSSSTGSRRARTKTKGSTFTENRCSSQGSSRTSSAAVSGGQSSSRKGSTGTIRRKVMGLALGSPKMKNKRNDQESPTSSSLSKSPGEDAGSASPFNQSESTREHPACGSGSNKAVESKDHEEEMDREEDSGEDEELDEETSQGDESEEDGDDLSDKVNKKDSVSLQEEEEQSEDNVEETDEEEEQSEDNVEETDEEEEQREDNVEETDEEEEQREDNVEETDEEQTSEEESESDDSIIAPLQKRAEILQEVSDGREESTRRSDGREENTRRSDGREGSTRRSDGREESTRRSDEDSTDVFDDKIENLLAPQTKKVEENDVKAEEEHKATCNVKISPAETHQSRHSDDFDHFYD, from the exons ATGATCTTTATGTTGACATTGATATTTCTTTTCAGCAGCAAGCTGCATCTGCAACAGCGCTTGCAGGAGTTAAAGTGCAGAGAGTGCATGGCCCACCATAACAACAAAGAGCTGCTGCAGCAGTTTGACAAAGCTCAGGACACACTGAGTGACATGATCACTGCCACTGCTGCCATGAAAACTGTGCGG AAGGAGTACGAGCATCACTTGGAGGCCAGTGCTCCTTGTTGGCAGCAACAGATGAAGGAGGAAACACGAGGTCATCACACCACGGCACAACAGAAGCATCTTCTCGCTGAGTCAGCACACCGTCCCGTACTCCCTCCGTTTCTTCAACATGTCATTGCCCCTGTGACACACCCCCAGTGCGGGCCCAGGCTAAATGCAACAAGATGGGCCTCTAATCAAGATGACGGCCCCTGGTCCTCAGTAGGGATGCCCTCAGGCTCTGATGGTCATCTGTGCATGGAGGACTCCACAGCACACCTTGCTGAAACATGCAGTCATTCATCCCAGGAGCTGGATGTTCCACCAG TGCGTTCAGCCAGTGAGCATGCACAACATGTCGGCAGCAGCACAGGGTCAACAGAACATGTCAGCAGCACAGGGTCAACAGAACatgtcagcagcagcagcacaggATCAACAGAACATGTCGGCAGCAGCAGCACAGGATCAACAGAACATGTCGGCAGCAGCAGCACAGGATCAAGACGAGCGAGGACAAAGACGAAAGGAAGCACCTTTACAGAGAACAGATGCAGCTCTCAGGG ATCATCCAGGACGTCCTCAGCTGCAGTGTCTGGAGGTCAATCTTCATCACGCAAAGGCAGCACCGGGACAATCAGAAGGAAAGTCATGGGACTTGCGCTTGGATCCCCAAAGATGAAGAACAAGAGAAATGACCAAGAGAGTCCAACAAGTTCTTCTCTCAGTAAATCTCCAGGTGAGGATGCAGGGAGTGCGAGTCCTTTCAACCAATCAGAAAGCACGAGAGAGCATCCAGCGTGTGGCAGCGGAAGCAACAAGGCTGTGGAAAGCAAGGACCACGAAGAAGAAATGGACAGAGAAGAGGACAGTGGTGAGGATGAAGAGCTGGATGAAGAGACGTCACAAGGGGATGAGAGCGAGGAGGATGGTGATGACCTTTCAGACAAGGTCAACAAGAAGGATTCAGTTTCTTTGCAGGAAGAGGAGGAGCAGAGTGAGGACAATGTAGAAGAGACTGATGAAGAGGAGGAGCAGAGTGAGGACAATGTAGAAGAGACTGATGAAGAGGAGGAGCAGAGGGAGGACAATGTAGAAGAGACTGATGAAGAGGAGGAGCAGAGGGAGGACAATGTAGAAGAGACTGATGAAGAGCAAACAAGTGAGGAGGAGAGCGAGTCAGATGACAGCATCATTGCACCTTTGCAGAAAAG AGCTGAGATCCTCCAGGAGGTGTCTGATGGCAGGGAGGAGAGCACAAGAAGGTCTGATGGCAGGGAGGAGAACACAAGAAGGTCTGATGGCAGGGAGGGGAGCACAAGAAGGTCTGATGGCAGGGAGGAGAGCACAAGAAGGTCTGATGAAGACTCCACCGACGTCTTTGACGACAAGATAGAAAACCTCCTTGCTCCTCAGACAAAGAAAGTAGA AGAAAATGACGTGAAAGCAGAAGAGGAACACAAAG CAACTTGCAATGTGAAGATTTCCCCAGCAGAAACACACCAGTCAAGACACTCTGATGACTTTGACCATTTTTATGACTGA